The following are from one region of the Rosistilla carotiformis genome:
- the wecB gene encoding non-hydrolyzing UDP-N-acetylglucosamine 2-epimerase: MSRNYETYLNVSNICIVVGTRPEAIKMAPVYFALQKSESLRPVLLSTGQHREMLDQALASFSLAPDHDLNLMQPGQTLADITSRVISRVHEYLVESRPAAVLVQGDTTTVFATSLAAFYAGIPVGHVEAGLRTHNPLNPWPEEMNRRLVAPIAQWHFCPTPPSRAHLVAERIDEAKCFVTGNTVVDALLWIRGKLQDAAIDASDVARRVGISEAFAGQFLDDDDSRWILVTGHRRESHGPGFVKMCEGILRVVTEHPDVGILFPVHLNPRVREPVMQLLGDHDRIELIEPAGYQDFVWLMDRCTFLLSDSGGVQEEAPSLGKPVLVTRETTERPEGIVAGTCRLVGTDPDRIFAESDLLLRDAGEFTRRSGLENPYGDGFAAEQIRQILERSFRGG; the protein is encoded by the coding sequence TTGTCTCGAAACTACGAAACTTATTTGAACGTCTCAAACATCTGCATTGTCGTCGGCACGCGGCCCGAAGCGATCAAGATGGCTCCGGTCTATTTCGCGCTGCAGAAATCGGAGTCGTTGCGTCCGGTGCTCTTATCGACCGGCCAGCACCGCGAGATGCTCGACCAAGCTTTGGCTTCGTTTTCGTTGGCTCCCGACCACGATCTGAATCTGATGCAGCCGGGGCAGACGCTTGCTGACATCACCAGTCGCGTGATCTCGCGCGTCCATGAATACTTGGTCGAATCTCGTCCTGCGGCGGTCTTGGTCCAAGGGGACACGACCACTGTGTTCGCCACCTCGCTTGCGGCATTTTATGCGGGCATCCCGGTCGGGCATGTCGAAGCGGGGCTGAGGACTCACAATCCACTCAACCCCTGGCCCGAAGAAATGAACCGGCGGCTGGTCGCTCCGATCGCCCAGTGGCATTTTTGTCCGACGCCCCCAAGCCGTGCACATCTGGTCGCCGAACGGATCGACGAAGCGAAGTGTTTTGTCACGGGCAACACGGTCGTCGATGCGCTGCTGTGGATTCGCGGCAAGTTGCAGGACGCGGCGATCGACGCGTCCGATGTCGCGCGTCGGGTTGGAATCAGCGAAGCGTTTGCTGGGCAGTTTCTCGACGACGACGACAGTCGTTGGATTCTCGTCACCGGGCATCGACGCGAGTCGCATGGTCCCGGTTTCGTAAAAATGTGTGAAGGCATTCTGCGGGTTGTGACGGAGCATCCCGACGTGGGGATTTTGTTTCCTGTGCACCTGAACCCACGTGTTCGAGAGCCCGTGATGCAGTTGCTGGGGGACCACGACCGCATCGAATTGATCGAACCTGCTGGCTATCAAGACTTCGTCTGGTTGATGGATCGCTGCACGTTCCTGCTGAGCGATAGTGGCGGAGTTCAGGAAGAGGCGCCCAGCTTGGGCAAGCCGGTGCTGGTGACGCGCGAGACGACCGAGCGGCCCGAAGGGATTGTGGCGGGAACATGCCGTTTGGTTGGCACCGATCCCGATCGGATCTTTGCCGAATCGGACCTTTTGTTACGCGATGCTGGTGAATTCACGCGTCGCAGCGGATTGGAAAACCCGTATGGTGATGGTTTCGCAGCCGAGCAGATCCGACAAATTTTGGAACGTTCGTTTCGAGGAGGTTGA
- a CDS encoding DUF1549 domain-containing protein, translating to MTHRDLNRLRRQVTRCGFALLAPLFLFGSVHAVESEPTVSFINDVVPVLTKSGCNTGVCHAKAGGGQNGFQLSLFGFEPQEDYDHLVLEGRGRRLFPTDPDRSLLLVKAVGEVPHGGGVRLDPKSEGYATLRRWIAQGAPNSTDAEPTLTSIEVLPGRETVAAESEQQLKSLAHYSDGSSRDVTELAVYECNDRAMAEVSETGLVRTESIPGKVAVMVRYQGQVAVFNGSIPLGAPVEQLPESRNFIDDFVFDNLKTLGIPPSPVCDDATFIRRVSLDIAGRIPTDEESRAFLANEAPDKRDQLIDDLLRSPDYADYFANKWTSLLKNRRDDASDITSNFAFHSWIRDSLLANTPYDQLARELLAATGTIIANPPVAWYKRVKQPQEQIEDVAQLFLGVRMQCAQCHHHPFERWSQDDYYGLAAFFSQVGRKPTDTRGEDLIFHKRGIAGSKNIKTGMTVPPAALGDDVGTIPADEDPRLRLANWMSRPENPFFAKSLVNRYWKHFFARGLIEPEDDIRDTNPPTNPELLAALEEHFLSSGFDLKELVRTITRSNAYQLSATPNEHNIADRQNYSRFYPRRMQAEVMLDSIDQMTGATTSFANLPAGTRAIALPDNSYNRASPFLKVFGRPESSSVCECERVQSASLAQSLHLLNAADIKGKLATANGRADQLSKAETSDAEKISKLYLAAFARPPREEELQVALDYLAQPSVDAAGKPIDAKVAARDNYQDLVWALINTKEFLFNH from the coding sequence ATGACACACCGCGATCTCAATCGTTTGCGACGACAAGTCACACGGTGTGGCTTCGCCCTGCTCGCTCCGCTGTTTCTATTCGGGAGCGTCCATGCGGTTGAATCCGAACCGACCGTCAGTTTCATCAACGATGTCGTCCCCGTATTAACCAAGTCGGGTTGCAATACCGGCGTTTGCCACGCGAAGGCCGGTGGCGGCCAGAATGGCTTCCAGTTGTCGTTGTTCGGTTTTGAGCCGCAGGAGGACTACGACCACCTGGTGCTCGAAGGACGCGGTCGTCGACTGTTCCCCACCGATCCCGATCGCAGCCTGCTGCTGGTCAAAGCCGTCGGAGAGGTTCCCCACGGCGGTGGCGTTCGCTTGGATCCGAAGTCCGAAGGTTACGCAACGCTGCGGCGGTGGATCGCCCAGGGCGCGCCCAATTCAACTGACGCCGAACCGACGCTCACATCGATCGAAGTCCTTCCGGGGCGCGAAACGGTTGCCGCCGAATCGGAACAACAACTCAAATCGCTAGCCCACTACTCCGATGGCAGCAGCCGCGATGTGACCGAACTGGCGGTCTACGAATGCAACGATCGCGCGATGGCCGAAGTCAGCGAGACCGGGTTAGTTCGAACCGAATCGATTCCGGGCAAAGTTGCCGTGATGGTTCGCTACCAAGGACAGGTCGCTGTGTTTAACGGCTCGATCCCACTTGGGGCTCCCGTCGAACAACTGCCCGAATCGCGAAACTTCATCGACGACTTCGTCTTCGACAATCTGAAGACCCTCGGCATTCCACCATCTCCCGTTTGCGACGACGCAACATTCATCCGCCGCGTTTCGTTGGATATCGCTGGCCGGATACCGACCGACGAAGAATCGCGTGCCTTCTTGGCCAACGAAGCCCCCGACAAACGCGATCAACTGATCGACGATCTTTTGCGGAGCCCCGATTACGCTGACTACTTCGCGAACAAATGGACATCCCTGCTGAAGAACCGCCGCGACGATGCGAGCGACATCACATCGAACTTCGCTTTCCATTCCTGGATTCGCGACAGCTTGTTGGCCAACACCCCGTACGATCAATTGGCTCGCGAATTGTTGGCGGCAACCGGAACGATCATCGCCAACCCACCGGTCGCCTGGTACAAGCGCGTCAAACAACCTCAAGAACAGATCGAGGACGTCGCCCAGTTATTCCTTGGCGTTCGCATGCAATGCGCCCAGTGCCATCACCATCCGTTTGAGCGTTGGAGCCAAGACGACTATTACGGACTCGCCGCCTTCTTTAGCCAAGTCGGCCGCAAACCGACCGACACCCGTGGCGAGGATCTGATCTTCCACAAACGCGGAATCGCCGGATCCAAAAACATCAAAACCGGTATGACGGTTCCTCCCGCCGCGCTGGGCGACGACGTCGGAACGATCCCCGCCGACGAAGACCCACGGCTACGATTGGCGAATTGGATGAGTCGCCCTGAGAATCCATTTTTCGCCAAATCGTTGGTCAATCGCTATTGGAAGCACTTCTTCGCACGCGGCCTGATCGAACCCGAAGACGACATACGCGACACGAACCCGCCGACGAATCCGGAACTGCTGGCGGCGTTGGAAGAACATTTTCTCAGCAGTGGCTTCGACCTAAAAGAACTGGTTCGCACGATCACACGTTCCAATGCGTATCAATTGTCGGCAACGCCAAATGAACATAATATCGCCGATCGCCAAAACTACTCCCGCTTCTATCCGCGACGGATGCAAGCCGAAGTGATGCTTGACTCGATCGACCAAATGACCGGCGCAACGACTTCGTTTGCCAACCTCCCCGCCGGAACCCGCGCGATCGCTTTGCCTGACAACAGCTACAACCGGGCCTCTCCATTCCTGAAGGTCTTCGGTCGTCCCGAGAGCAGCAGCGTCTGCGAGTGCGAACGCGTCCAATCGGCTTCGCTGGCGCAAAGCTTACATTTGTTAAACGCTGCGGACATCAAAGGCAAACTCGCGACCGCCAACGGCCGCGCCGACCAGTTGTCCAAAGCGGAAACGTCCGACGCGGAAAAGATCTCCAAACTCTATCTCGCGGCCTTCGCCCGACCGCCGCGAGAGGAAGAGCTTCAAGTCGCGTTAGACTATCTGGCGCAGCCCTCGGTCGACGCCGCCGGCAAGCCGATCGACGCCAAAGTCGCCGCCCGCGATAATTATCAAGACCTGGTTTGGGCATTGATCAACACCAAAGAATTTTTGTTCAACCACTAA
- a CDS encoding GDP-mannose 4,6-dehydratase gives MRKALITGISGQDGSYLAELLLSKGYEVHGLVRRSSNTVRTRLEHLFGDPTIYNQKLFLHYADIDDTTTIRRLLLKIQPSEVYHLAGQSHVGASFEIPESTCEFTAMGTLRLLELLRDLPERPRMMQISSSEIFGRPADSPQHESTPMNPVSPYGVAKAFATQMIRVYRDSFGFFACNAICFNHESPRRGESFVTRKISLAAARIKLGLQKTLTLGNLDAQRDWGYAPEYVEAFWKILQHDTPDDYVIATGKSHTLGEFLEAAFGAVDLEWRDYVQTDPRYMRPAESHRLVGNPNHAIETLDWQPHTKAPELAALMVEHDLNALRQHH, from the coding sequence ATGCGGAAAGCATTGATTACTGGCATTTCGGGACAAGATGGCAGCTATTTGGCGGAGTTATTGCTTTCCAAAGGCTATGAGGTGCATGGGCTGGTTCGCCGATCCAGCAATACGGTGCGCACGCGGTTGGAACATTTGTTTGGTGATCCGACGATCTACAACCAGAAGTTGTTTTTGCACTACGCCGACATCGATGACACGACGACGATTCGGCGTCTGCTGCTGAAAATCCAGCCGAGCGAGGTCTATCATTTGGCGGGGCAGAGCCATGTGGGGGCCAGCTTTGAGATTCCCGAATCGACCTGCGAATTTACCGCGATGGGAACGCTTCGCTTGTTGGAGCTGCTTCGCGATCTGCCCGAGCGACCGCGAATGATGCAGATCAGCAGTAGTGAAATTTTTGGTCGTCCAGCCGATTCTCCTCAACATGAATCGACTCCGATGAACCCGGTCTCTCCCTACGGTGTTGCCAAAGCATTCGCAACCCAAATGATTCGCGTCTACCGCGACTCGTTTGGCTTCTTTGCTTGTAATGCGATCTGCTTTAACCACGAATCACCTCGCCGTGGCGAGAGTTTCGTGACGCGGAAGATCTCATTGGCAGCCGCTCGAATCAAACTTGGCTTGCAGAAAACGTTGACCCTCGGCAACCTCGACGCGCAGCGCGACTGGGGCTACGCACCGGAGTACGTCGAAGCCTTCTGGAAAATTTTGCAGCACGATACGCCCGACGATTATGTGATCGCGACGGGGAAGAGTCACACGTTGGGCGAATTTTTAGAAGCTGCCTTTGGGGCGGTCGACCTGGAATGGCGCGATTATGTGCAGACAGACCCGCGGTACATGCGACCGGCGGAGTCTCACCGTTTAGTGGGCAATCCCAACCACGCAATCGAAACGCTCGACTGGCAGCCGCATACCAAAGCCCCCGAACTCGCTGCGTTGATGGTCGAGCACGACCTGAACGCATTGCGTCAACACCATTGA
- the rfbB gene encoding dTDP-glucose 4,6-dehydratase, translated as MKILVTGGAGFIGSNLVRHLLAETDHEVINLDKLTYAGNLASLADVQQDARYRFVQVDLCDAQAVKTVFVEHDPDSVMHLAAESHVDRSIDSPGDFIQTNVVGTYHLLHASLNHYQQMESPRRDDFRFLHVSTDEVFGSLSMDDPGFCETTPYDPHSPYSASKASSDHMARAWHDTYGLPVLVTNCSNNYGPYQFPEKLIPVVILKCLQGELIPVYGRGENIRDWLYVEDHCRALTRVLQKGTVGETYNIGGNNERTNLDLVKMLCGLLDELQPAADGKRYEENIRFVTDRPGHDLRYAIDASKIARELDWRPAEDFASGFGKTVRWYLENASWWQDILSGDYRMDRLGQKA; from the coding sequence ATGAAAATACTTGTTACCGGTGGCGCGGGGTTTATCGGATCCAATCTCGTTCGTCATTTGCTTGCCGAAACCGATCATGAAGTTATCAATCTCGATAAATTGACCTACGCGGGAAACTTGGCTTCGCTAGCCGATGTCCAACAGGACGCCCGCTATCGGTTTGTGCAAGTTGATTTGTGCGATGCACAGGCTGTCAAGACTGTCTTTGTGGAACACGATCCCGATAGCGTGATGCATCTAGCGGCGGAGAGTCATGTCGACCGGTCGATCGACTCCCCCGGCGACTTCATTCAAACGAATGTCGTCGGCACCTACCATCTGTTGCATGCCAGTCTGAACCACTACCAACAGATGGAATCGCCGCGCCGCGACGACTTCCGTTTTTTGCATGTTTCGACCGACGAGGTCTTTGGTTCGTTGAGCATGGACGATCCGGGGTTCTGTGAAACGACTCCCTACGATCCCCACTCTCCCTATTCGGCTAGCAAGGCTTCGTCCGATCACATGGCGCGCGCGTGGCACGATACCTATGGCCTGCCCGTCTTGGTCACTAATTGCTCGAACAATTATGGCCCCTACCAATTCCCCGAGAAATTGATTCCAGTTGTCATCTTGAAGTGTTTGCAAGGTGAGCTGATTCCGGTGTACGGGCGAGGCGAAAACATACGCGACTGGCTGTACGTCGAAGATCATTGTCGGGCGCTGACCCGCGTGCTACAGAAAGGCACCGTTGGGGAGACTTACAACATTGGCGGCAACAACGAACGTACGAACCTTGATCTAGTGAAGATGCTGTGCGGTCTGTTGGATGAATTGCAACCGGCGGCCGATGGCAAGCGATATGAAGAGAACATTCGGTTCGTGACCGATCGCCCCGGGCACGATCTACGTTATGCGATCGACGCGTCGAAGATCGCTCGCGAACTCGATTGGCGCCCCGCCGAAGACTTTGCCAGCGGATTTGGAAAGACCGTTCGCTGGTACTTGGAGAACGCTTCGTGGTGGCAGGACATCCTATCGGGTGATTACAGGATGGATCGACTGGGGCAGAAAGCTTGA
- a CDS encoding serine protease, translating into MLKKFAIASALLAVVASTSMAQSVCLPAPRLLTTMPMGGQVGSEFDVAITGQTIENTEQLLFSSPKITATPKLDASGKPIVNQFVVSIAADCPTGIHTARVMSRLGVSSARVFTVGDLPEVTQSKPSASVETAMPIEINTICNATLPVRAANHYSFSAKKGQRLIVDCAAPGIDSKMNPVLILADAQGRDMLVERRGGALDYTVPADGDYMVKVHELTFKGGAECFYRLAVQEVPADAPLARLPGTRAVGSFSWPPIGLAAEAAAMETEPNNDRDTVQNITLPCDIAGSFFPAADVDAFEFTAKKGEVWWVEVASERLGRPTDASIIVQQVIGEGADEKLVDLVELSDIASPIKRSSNAYAYDGPPYNAGSTDILGKMEIKEDGKYRLQITDLFGGTRNDPNNIYRLIIRQAEPDFAVVAWPLHMVLRNGDRNALSKPLALRGGSTVALEVVAVRRDGFNGEIELTLENLPDGVTTAGLKIPAGKARGLMLVTAHQDAPRGLAMAKFTATATVEDKPVTHPCHVASVAWPVTNAWSEIPAPRLLADIPVSVGGSEFAAITIAPTEEKVWEAKAGETLTIPLQHVRRGEFSGTVLGLRTMGAGFEGVPKFDIKLNEDSSEAVLDLAKLKTPPGDYTIAFYGSAVAKHRDNPDLLIAAEAAHSQAQQTVADLTAEVGRLANETATASAAQKADSQKLADAVAAEKKAADAALAAAVAELAKAKKSTQPKDIADIVISQPISIRVSPVESK; encoded by the coding sequence ATGCTGAAGAAATTTGCGATCGCCTCCGCGTTGCTCGCCGTCGTCGCTTCGACATCGATGGCCCAATCGGTCTGCCTGCCCGCGCCGCGTCTATTGACCACGATGCCGATGGGAGGCCAAGTGGGCAGCGAGTTCGACGTTGCGATCACCGGGCAAACGATCGAGAACACCGAACAATTGTTGTTCTCCAGCCCGAAGATCACCGCGACGCCCAAGCTGGACGCGTCGGGCAAACCGATTGTAAATCAGTTTGTTGTTTCGATCGCCGCGGATTGCCCAACCGGGATCCACACAGCGCGGGTGATGTCCCGTCTGGGTGTTTCCTCGGCTCGCGTCTTCACCGTGGGTGACCTCCCCGAAGTCACGCAGTCCAAACCAAGTGCATCGGTCGAAACGGCGATGCCAATCGAAATCAACACCATCTGCAACGCAACCCTTCCGGTCCGCGCGGCGAACCATTATTCGTTCTCGGCGAAGAAAGGGCAGCGTTTGATCGTCGATTGCGCCGCCCCAGGGATCGATTCAAAAATGAACCCTGTTCTCATCTTGGCGGACGCCCAGGGACGCGACATGTTGGTCGAACGGCGTGGTGGCGCACTCGACTACACCGTCCCAGCCGATGGCGACTACATGGTCAAAGTGCACGAACTGACGTTCAAGGGAGGCGCAGAGTGCTTCTATCGACTGGCAGTTCAAGAAGTTCCCGCCGACGCGCCACTCGCGCGTTTGCCCGGGACCCGCGCCGTCGGCAGTTTTTCTTGGCCGCCCATCGGTCTCGCCGCCGAAGCTGCGGCAATGGAAACCGAACCGAACAACGATCGCGACACGGTTCAAAACATCACGTTGCCGTGCGACATCGCAGGCAGCTTCTTCCCAGCCGCTGATGTCGATGCCTTCGAATTCACCGCGAAAAAGGGAGAGGTCTGGTGGGTCGAAGTCGCTTCGGAACGGCTCGGACGCCCCACCGATGCATCGATCATCGTTCAACAGGTGATCGGCGAAGGGGCCGATGAAAAGCTTGTCGATCTGGTCGAGCTGTCGGATATCGCCAGCCCGATCAAACGGTCCAGCAACGCCTACGCCTACGACGGTCCACCCTACAACGCCGGTTCGACCGACATCCTTGGCAAGATGGAGATCAAAGAGGATGGAAAGTATCGACTGCAGATCACCGATCTGTTTGGCGGAACGCGAAACGATCCCAACAACATCTATCGATTGATCATCCGGCAAGCGGAACCTGATTTCGCTGTCGTCGCCTGGCCGCTGCACATGGTCCTGCGAAATGGCGATCGCAACGCACTCTCCAAACCGCTAGCGCTCCGCGGTGGTTCGACTGTGGCCTTGGAAGTGGTCGCCGTGCGACGCGACGGATTCAACGGCGAGATCGAATTGACATTGGAAAATCTCCCCGACGGCGTCACCACTGCCGGACTGAAGATTCCCGCTGGCAAGGCGCGCGGCCTGATGTTGGTCACCGCCCATCAAGACGCGCCCCGTGGCCTGGCGATGGCGAAGTTCACCGCGACCGCAACGGTTGAGGACAAACCGGTAACGCATCCGTGCCACGTTGCATCGGTCGCGTGGCCCGTAACCAACGCCTGGTCCGAAATTCCCGCTCCACGTTTATTGGCCGATATCCCCGTCTCGGTTGGCGGATCGGAGTTTGCCGCAATCACGATCGCTCCGACCGAAGAAAAGGTTTGGGAAGCCAAGGCGGGTGAAACGCTGACGATTCCGCTGCAACACGTTCGCCGCGGCGAATTCTCCGGGACCGTGTTGGGCCTGCGAACGATGGGGGCCGGTTTTGAAGGTGTCCCCAAATTCGACATCAAACTGAACGAAGACAGCTCCGAAGCGGTCCTGGATCTGGCCAAATTGAAAACGCCGCCGGGAGACTACACGATCGCATTCTACGGCAGCGCGGTCGCCAAACACCGCGATAATCCCGATCTATTAATCGCCGCCGAAGCCGCCCACTCACAGGCACAACAAACCGTCGCGGACCTGACAGCCGAAGTGGGTCGTCTGGCCAACGAAACCGCAACCGCGTCCGCCGCCCAAAAGGCTGATTCGCAGAAGCTTGCCGACGCGGTGGCAGCGGAAAAGAAAGCGGCCGACGCCGCGTTGGCGGCCGCTGTGGCGGAACTTGCCAAAGCGAAGAAGTCGACGCAGCCCAAAGATATCGCTGATATCGTCATCTCTCAACCGATCTCGATCCGTGTTAGCCCAGTGGAATCCAAATGA
- a CDS encoding UDP-glucose 6-dehydrogenase, protein MSAAEKLSICCIGAGYVGGPTMAMIAKQCPDIRVTVVDINQARIDAWNSDKLPIYEPGLQEVVEEARGRNLFFSTNVAESIRDAQMIFISVNTPTKTYGIGAGRAANLEFVERCARMIAEHSDSGHKIIVEKSTLPVRTAEAVKRILASSARPGVSFDVLSNPEFLAEGTAVEDLLAPDRVLIGGESRDAVQTLVDVYGRWVPRAQILTTNLWSSELSKLTANAFLAQRVSSINAISALCEATEADVDEVASAIGTDSRIGPKFLKASVGFGGSCFQKDILNLVYLCEHFGLPEVAAYWEQVVQMNDYQKQRFTRRIVKTMFNTVSNKRIAVWGFAFKKDTNDTRESAAIYVCRDLLEERAQLTIYDPKVGLEQIKSELAYVMQNDPSRYGGDFEKLIDENVTVADSALAAAEGAHGVALLTEWDEFKELDYKKVYDAMQKPAFLFDGRNLLQHSNLTELGFEVHAIGKLC, encoded by the coding sequence ATGAGTGCGGCTGAAAAACTGAGTATTTGTTGCATTGGCGCGGGGTACGTCGGTGGTCCCACGATGGCGATGATCGCCAAACAGTGCCCAGACATCCGTGTGACGGTGGTCGACATCAACCAAGCTCGGATCGATGCATGGAACAGCGATAAGCTGCCGATCTACGAACCCGGTCTGCAAGAGGTGGTTGAAGAGGCGCGGGGCCGCAATCTCTTTTTCTCGACGAACGTTGCCGAAAGTATCCGCGACGCCCAGATGATCTTTATCAGCGTCAACACGCCGACAAAGACCTACGGCATCGGGGCTGGACGGGCTGCGAATCTGGAGTTTGTCGAGCGCTGTGCGCGAATGATCGCCGAGCATTCCGACAGCGGACATAAGATCATTGTCGAAAAATCGACGCTGCCAGTGCGAACCGCCGAAGCGGTTAAGCGGATTCTTGCGTCATCGGCGCGGCCGGGTGTTTCGTTTGATGTGCTCAGCAATCCCGAGTTCCTTGCCGAGGGGACCGCGGTCGAAGATCTATTGGCTCCCGACCGCGTCTTGATCGGTGGTGAATCGCGCGACGCGGTTCAAACTCTTGTCGATGTCTACGGTCGCTGGGTGCCTCGGGCACAGATTCTGACAACCAATCTGTGGAGCAGCGAGTTGTCGAAACTGACCGCCAACGCCTTCTTGGCTCAACGCGTCAGCAGCATCAACGCGATCAGCGCGCTGTGCGAAGCGACCGAAGCGGATGTCGACGAGGTCGCTTCGGCGATCGGCACCGATTCGCGGATCGGTCCCAAGTTCCTGAAGGCCTCCGTCGGCTTTGGCGGCTCCTGCTTCCAAAAGGATATCCTGAACTTGGTTTACCTGTGCGAACACTTTGGCTTGCCCGAAGTCGCTGCGTATTGGGAACAGGTGGTTCAGATGAACGACTACCAAAAGCAGCGGTTCACGCGGCGAATCGTCAAGACGATGTTCAATACCGTCAGCAACAAACGGATCGCTGTCTGGGGATTCGCGTTCAAGAAAGATACCAACGACACGCGCGAGAGTGCGGCGATCTACGTTTGTCGCGACCTGTTGGAAGAGCGAGCTCAGTTGACGATCTACGATCCGAAGGTTGGCCTCGAACAGATCAAAAGTGAATTAGCATACGTGATGCAAAACGATCCGTCGCGCTATGGCGGCGATTTCGAAAAGCTGATCGACGAGAATGTGACCGTTGCCGACAGCGCCTTGGCGGCGGCCGAGGGAGCGCACGGCGTGGCATTGCTGACCGAATGGGACGAGTTCAAAGAGCTCGATTACAAGAAGGTCTACGACGCGATGCAGAAGCCCGCGTTCTTGTTCGACGGCCGGAATCTGTTGCAACACAGCAACCTGACGGAACTCGGTTTTGAAGTCCACGCGATTGGAAAGCTGTGCTAG